In Microbacterium cremeum, a genomic segment contains:
- a CDS encoding ABC transporter ATP-binding protein, translated as MTDTYDPAVPHTLAAQALTLAYGDRTIVDGLDLAVPPGRITAIVGANGCGKSTLLRALARLLPARSGHVLLDGKQLHSRPSKEVARTLGLLPQSPIAPEGIAVADLVGRGRHPHQKLLARWSERDYRVVAQSLAATGMTEFADRSVDELSGGQRQRVWIAMALAQETDILLLDEPTTFLDVAHQIEVLDLLTDLNRDRGTTIVMVLHDMNLAARYADHLFALRSGRVVASGPPDDVMTRDLIREVFDLDALVVPDPVSGSPIVLPRGRHHTSPAAETPAPYQSGVPDAAVR; from the coding sequence ATGACCGACACCTACGACCCCGCCGTGCCGCACACGCTCGCGGCGCAGGCGCTGACGCTCGCGTACGGCGACCGCACGATCGTCGACGGACTGGACCTCGCCGTTCCGCCCGGCCGGATCACCGCGATCGTGGGGGCGAACGGCTGCGGCAAGTCGACGCTGCTGCGTGCGCTCGCGCGCCTGCTCCCCGCGCGCTCGGGCCACGTGCTCCTGGACGGCAAGCAGCTCCACTCGCGGCCGTCCAAGGAGGTGGCGCGCACTCTCGGGCTCCTTCCGCAGAGTCCGATCGCGCCGGAGGGGATCGCCGTGGCCGATCTCGTCGGCCGTGGCCGCCACCCCCACCAGAAGCTGCTCGCCCGCTGGAGCGAGCGCGACTACCGGGTGGTCGCGCAGTCGCTCGCGGCGACCGGCATGACCGAATTCGCCGACCGCTCGGTCGATGAGCTCTCGGGCGGTCAGCGCCAGCGGGTGTGGATCGCGATGGCGCTCGCCCAGGAGACCGACATCCTGCTGCTCGATGAGCCGACCACGTTCCTGGACGTCGCGCATCAGATCGAGGTGCTCGACCTGCTGACCGACCTCAACCGCGACCGCGGCACGACGATCGTGATGGTGCTGCACGACATGAACCTCGCGGCCCGGTACGCGGACCACCTGTTCGCGCTGCGCTCCGGTCGAGTGGTCGCCTCCGGGCCGCCTGACGACGTCATGACCCGCGACCTCATCCGCGAGGTGTTCGATCTCGATGCGCTCGTCGTCCCCGACCCGGTGTCGGGCTCTCCGATCGTCCTCCCGCGCGGCAGGCACCACACCTCACCGGCCGCCGAGACCCCCGCCCCCTATCAGTCAGGAGTCCCCGATGCCGCGGTCCGCTGA
- the sufC gene encoding Fe-S cluster assembly ATPase SufC yields the protein MSVLEIRDLHVTVETDAGITPILNGVTLTIRTGETHAIMGPNGSGKSTLAYTIAGHPKYTVTSGTITLDGEDVLAMSVDERARAGLFLAMQYPVEIPGVTVTNFLRTAKTAIDGEAPSIRTWTKDVKASMKNLRMDPKFAQRNVNEGFSGGEKKRHEILQLELLRPQIAVLDETDSGLDVDALKVVSEGVNRAKAETDLGVLLITHYTRILRYIAPDFVHVMVNGRIVEEGGPELADRLEDEGYDRYLPAGAEEPAEAPVSTEA from the coding sequence ATGTCTGTCCTCGAGATCCGCGACCTCCACGTGACGGTCGAGACGGATGCCGGAATCACGCCGATCCTCAACGGCGTGACCCTCACCATCCGCACCGGTGAGACGCACGCCATCATGGGCCCCAACGGCTCCGGCAAGTCGACTCTCGCCTACACGATCGCCGGTCACCCGAAGTACACCGTCACGAGCGGCACGATCACCCTCGACGGCGAGGACGTCCTCGCCATGTCGGTCGACGAGCGTGCTCGCGCGGGCCTGTTCCTCGCGATGCAGTACCCGGTCGAGATCCCCGGCGTCACCGTCACGAACTTCCTCCGCACCGCCAAGACCGCGATCGACGGCGAGGCGCCGTCGATCCGCACGTGGACGAAGGACGTCAAGGCGTCGATGAAGAACCTGCGCATGGACCCCAAGTTCGCGCAGCGCAACGTCAACGAGGGCTTCTCAGGCGGCGAGAAGAAGCGCCACGAGATCCTCCAGCTCGAGCTCCTGCGGCCGCAGATCGCGGTGCTCGACGAGACCGACTCCGGACTCGACGTCGACGCGCTCAAGGTCGTGTCGGAAGGCGTCAACCGCGCCAAGGCCGAGACCGACCTGGGCGTGCTCCTCATCACGCACTACACGCGCATCCTGCGCTACATCGCCCCGGACTTCGTGCACGTCATGGTGAACGGGCGCATCGTCGAGGAGGGCGGGCCGGAGCTCGCCGACCGACTCGAGGACGAGGGCTACGATCGCTACCTCCCTGCGGGTGCGGAAGAGCCGGCCGAAGCCCCCGTCAGCACCGAAGCGTAG
- a CDS encoding siderophore-interacting protein: protein MPRSAEPYRFFRAQVTAITDVTPSFRRFTFGGDDLAEYGDPGLDQRIKIVFPTATAPLHTMPTGDDWYTQWRELPEARRPPFRTYTTRYVRNDAREVDVDMVSHDVLGPASDWIARAQVGDEVLIFAPTVAYGDVSFGIDFVPPARVDRILLAGDETAAPAIAAILEQLPRDARGVVALEVPHEDDARYLPRHPGFEYRVGARGPGERHKHLVASVTDAARTLAPEGEGADVEEIDIDNDILWEVPRTAKGGAALKSAKLYAWLAGEAGAIKAMRRHLVSERGVDRRAVAFMGYWRVGRAEN from the coding sequence ATGCCGCGGTCCGCTGAGCCGTACCGGTTCTTCCGCGCCCAGGTCACTGCGATCACCGATGTGACGCCGAGCTTCCGCCGGTTCACGTTCGGCGGCGACGACCTCGCCGAGTACGGGGATCCCGGCCTCGATCAGCGCATCAAGATCGTGTTCCCGACCGCGACGGCGCCGCTTCACACCATGCCCACCGGCGACGACTGGTACACGCAGTGGCGCGAGCTGCCCGAGGCCCGGCGCCCGCCGTTCCGCACGTACACGACCCGCTACGTCCGCAACGACGCGCGCGAGGTCGACGTCGACATGGTGTCGCACGACGTGCTCGGTCCGGCATCGGACTGGATCGCCCGCGCGCAGGTGGGCGACGAGGTGCTGATCTTCGCGCCGACCGTCGCATACGGCGATGTCAGCTTCGGCATCGACTTCGTGCCCCCGGCCCGGGTCGACCGCATCCTGCTCGCCGGCGACGAGACGGCGGCGCCGGCGATCGCGGCGATCCTCGAGCAGCTGCCGCGCGACGCGCGCGGCGTCGTCGCGCTCGAGGTTCCGCACGAGGATGACGCCCGCTACCTGCCGCGCCACCCCGGCTTCGAGTATCGCGTCGGCGCTCGCGGCCCCGGCGAACGGCACAAGCACCTGGTGGCGTCGGTGACCGATGCCGCGCGCACACTCGCCCCCGAGGGCGAAGGCGCCGACGTCGAAGAGATCGACATCGACAACGACATCCTGTGGGAGGTGCCGCGCACGGCCAAGGGCGGTGCCGCGCTCAAGAGCGCGAAGCTCTACGCGTGGCTGGCCGGCGAGGCCGGGGCCATCAAGGCGATGCGCCGGCACCTCGTCAGCGAGCGCGGCGTGGACCGCCGCGCCGTGGCGTTCATGGGCTACTGGAGAGTGGGCCGAGCCGAGAACTAG
- a CDS encoding MFS transporter, translating to MTSSTAQTEGTGIWQSRYLWVTVGAVALIFLAAMQSLAVTTVMPVVSDDLDGDRLYAVAFAGILATSVIGMVAVGAWCDRGGVLAPLTTAVALFVAGLLVAGLAPTMPLLVAGRLVQGLGTGGQTVALYVVVARVYPGALHGRVFAAFSAAWVVPSLIGPFLAGAVTEFLHWRWVFLGVAALTVVAFAMVVARLHGLALHTDEPATGGVGRRLACAIAVAAGALGLSLAGEVGAWAWAVVAASVVVIGVASRPLLPRGTLRAARGLPSVVLMRGLIAGALFGAEIYVPYLLIDEYGFSPTWAGLGLTAAAVAWAGAAELQGRFGDRLGNVRITLIGLALLVASLAIAALTALLHLHPAVLIAGWGLAGGGMGLMYPRLTVLTLAYSTPSNQGFNSSALSISDSVGSASSIAVLGLAFTALVTTDAGFPAVFVIAGLLALAALVPGLRLGHAHETRG from the coding sequence ATGACGTCGTCGACCGCGCAGACCGAGGGAACAGGGATCTGGCAGTCGCGGTACCTCTGGGTGACAGTCGGTGCCGTCGCGCTCATCTTCCTGGCGGCGATGCAGTCCCTCGCCGTGACGACGGTGATGCCGGTCGTCAGCGACGACCTCGACGGGGACCGGCTCTACGCGGTCGCGTTCGCGGGCATCCTCGCCACCAGCGTCATCGGCATGGTCGCGGTGGGCGCGTGGTGCGATCGCGGCGGCGTGCTCGCTCCGCTCACGACGGCTGTCGCGCTGTTCGTCGCGGGCCTGCTCGTCGCGGGGCTCGCGCCGACCATGCCGCTCCTGGTCGCCGGGCGGCTCGTGCAGGGCCTCGGAACCGGCGGGCAGACGGTCGCCCTCTACGTCGTGGTCGCGCGCGTCTACCCCGGAGCGCTGCACGGCCGGGTCTTCGCCGCGTTCTCGGCGGCGTGGGTGGTGCCCTCGCTGATCGGCCCGTTCCTGGCCGGCGCGGTCACCGAGTTCCTGCACTGGCGCTGGGTGTTCCTCGGCGTCGCGGCGCTCACCGTCGTCGCGTTCGCGATGGTCGTCGCGCGTCTTCACGGACTGGCGCTGCACACCGACGAGCCGGCGACCGGGGGAGTGGGCAGACGGCTCGCCTGCGCCATCGCGGTCGCCGCCGGCGCGCTGGGCCTCAGCCTGGCCGGCGAGGTCGGTGCGTGGGCGTGGGCGGTGGTGGCGGCATCCGTCGTCGTCATCGGCGTCGCGTCGCGACCGCTGCTGCCGCGGGGCACGCTGCGGGCTGCGCGAGGCCTGCCGAGCGTCGTGCTGATGCGCGGGCTCATCGCCGGAGCGTTGTTCGGCGCCGAGATCTACGTGCCGTACCTGCTCATCGACGAGTACGGGTTCTCGCCCACGTGGGCGGGGCTCGGCCTCACTGCGGCGGCGGTGGCGTGGGCCGGCGCCGCCGAGCTGCAGGGGCGGTTCGGAGACCGGCTCGGCAACGTGCGCATCACCCTCATCGGCTTGGCGCTGCTCGTCGCCTCGCTCGCGATCGCCGCGCTCACAGCGCTGCTGCACCTGCACCCGGCCGTCCTGATCGCCGGGTGGGGGCTCGCCGGTGGCGGGATGGGTCTGATGTACCCGCGGCTGACGGTGCTGACGCTCGCGTACTCGACGCCCAGCAACCAGGGGTTCAACTCGTCGGCGCTGTCGATCTCGGACTCGGTCGGCTCGGCGTCGTCGATCGCGGTGCTGGGTCTGGCCTTCACCGCGCTGGTGACGACGGATGCCGGATTCCCGGCCGTGTTCGTCATCGCCGGGCTGCTCGCACTGGCGGCTCTCGTGCCCGGGCTGCGCCTCGGTCACGCGCATGAGACCCGGGGCTAG
- a CDS encoding serine hydrolase — translation MALLSARLVPVTALVALVAVTAASCTFAGEASAPSASPPATADPNPAADALATVTPEQVEVAIADLGDSVDEAMKATGTPGIAVGVVYRGEVVYAEGFGVRDIGTGDAVDADTVFPLASVSKSLSATVVARAVDEGLVSWETPVAQHLEGFTLSDPYVGAHVTVADMFAHRSGLYEHAGDELEEIGYDRAAVLERLRYIPLEEFRTVYHYGNFDITAAAESVAIAAGEEWADLAERLVFAPLGMDSTSFRFADLDARDNRAVGHVLRDGEWIVSPQQRQPDAQSPAGGASSNVTDLTTWLRVVLASGVHDGDRFVSPEALLPAVSPEMPTGVPDPFGSRSGFYGYGFNVGTTAGGLVDVNHSGAFALGAGTVFKMLPAAQLGIVVLSNGAANGVPEAIATRFADIAQFGRERRDWLALYRGVFDEVMAPFGELVGEEPPVDAAPAGELAAYAGEYENEYFGPARVSVEGETLVLGVGPTGSWPLEHWSGDEFVFRPEGENGTPGTVSRATFDGDTLVLEYFDQHDLGTFRR, via the coding sequence ATGGCCCTCCTCAGCGCGCGGCTCGTCCCGGTGACCGCACTGGTCGCCCTCGTGGCTGTCACCGCCGCGTCCTGCACGTTCGCGGGCGAGGCATCCGCCCCCTCGGCGAGCCCCCCGGCGACCGCCGACCCGAATCCGGCTGCCGACGCCCTCGCGACGGTGACCCCGGAGCAGGTCGAGGTCGCCATCGCCGATCTCGGCGACTCGGTCGACGAGGCGATGAAGGCCACCGGGACCCCCGGGATCGCCGTCGGCGTCGTGTACCGGGGTGAGGTCGTGTACGCCGAGGGGTTCGGGGTGCGCGACATCGGAACCGGCGACGCCGTCGACGCCGACACGGTCTTCCCGCTCGCCTCGGTCTCGAAGTCCCTCAGCGCGACGGTGGTCGCGCGGGCCGTCGACGAGGGTCTCGTCTCGTGGGAGACACCGGTGGCGCAGCATCTCGAAGGCTTCACGCTGTCGGATCCGTATGTCGGCGCGCATGTGACCGTCGCCGACATGTTCGCGCATCGCTCGGGGCTGTACGAGCATGCCGGCGATGAACTCGAAGAGATCGGCTACGACCGGGCCGCCGTACTCGAGCGGCTGAGGTACATCCCGCTCGAGGAGTTCCGGACCGTGTACCACTACGGCAATTTCGACATCACCGCGGCGGCGGAGTCGGTGGCGATCGCTGCCGGTGAGGAGTGGGCGGACCTGGCCGAACGCCTGGTCTTCGCGCCCCTGGGCATGGACTCCACGAGCTTCCGCTTCGCCGATCTCGACGCGCGCGACAATCGCGCCGTCGGACACGTCCTGCGAGACGGCGAGTGGATCGTCAGCCCGCAGCAGCGTCAGCCCGACGCGCAGTCGCCCGCCGGCGGTGCGAGCTCGAACGTCACGGACCTGACGACGTGGCTGCGTGTCGTGCTCGCCTCTGGCGTCCACGACGGCGACCGGTTCGTCTCGCCCGAGGCGCTCCTGCCCGCCGTCTCGCCCGAGATGCCGACGGGAGTGCCCGATCCGTTCGGATCGCGGTCCGGCTTCTACGGGTACGGGTTCAACGTCGGCACGACCGCCGGTGGTCTCGTCGACGTGAACCACTCCGGTGCCTTCGCCCTCGGCGCGGGCACCGTGTTCAAGATGCTGCCCGCCGCGCAGCTCGGCATCGTCGTGCTCTCGAACGGCGCCGCGAACGGGGTGCCGGAGGCGATCGCCACCCGTTTCGCCGACATCGCCCAGTTCGGACGCGAGCGGCGCGACTGGCTGGCGCTGTACCGCGGTGTCTTCGACGAGGTGATGGCACCTTTCGGAGAGCTGGTCGGAGAGGAGCCGCCCGTCGATGCGGCGCCGGCCGGCGAACTCGCCGCGTACGCGGGGGAGTACGAGAACGAGTACTTCGGGCCGGCGAGAGTGAGCGTCGAGGGGGAGACCCTCGTGCTCGGTGTGGGCCCGACCGGCAGCTGGCCGCTCGAGCACTGGTCGGGCGACGAGTTCGTGTTCCGCCCGGAGGGCGAGAACGGCACGCCGGGCACCGTCTCGCGAGCGACGTTCGACGGCGACACGCTCGTCCTGGAGTACTTCGACCAGCACGACCTCGGCACTTTCCGCCGCTGA
- a CDS encoding MalY/PatB family protein yields the protein MSVTPLPTLPIDQLRQRSSTKWRRYPDDVIPLFVAETDFVPAPAITTVLARAVELGDTGYTPPDPGLATAYAGFARRRFGWTVDPARIRTTCDVMMGVVEILRHVTSPGDRVVVTPPVYPPFFDCVPEAGAVVERVPLVDTGDAWELDLRAIETAFRGGARAILLCNPHNPTGTVHSRETLAELAAIAERHGAVVVSDEIHAPLALPGATFTPFLDASPAAARVGYTLASASKAFNLAGLKCALMVTADDATTAVVRGLPDEVEWRTGLFGALAAVAAFSPESDAWLDAQLAALDENRRLLAELLAEHVRGARYRIPAAGFLAWVDLSDLGWGDNPAVKVLRDAKVALHLGPLFGSEGKGHVRINFGCSPELLRESLARIGSLVTS from the coding sequence GTGAGCGTCACCCCCCTGCCGACCCTGCCGATCGACCAGCTCCGACAGCGATCGAGCACGAAGTGGCGCCGGTATCCGGACGACGTCATCCCCCTGTTCGTGGCCGAGACCGACTTCGTCCCCGCACCGGCGATCACCACCGTGCTCGCACGCGCCGTCGAGCTCGGCGACACCGGATACACCCCGCCCGACCCCGGTCTGGCGACCGCGTACGCCGGCTTCGCGCGGCGACGGTTCGGCTGGACCGTCGACCCCGCGCGCATCCGCACCACGTGCGACGTGATGATGGGCGTCGTCGAGATCCTCCGCCACGTGACGTCTCCGGGCGATCGCGTCGTGGTCACGCCGCCGGTGTACCCGCCGTTCTTCGACTGCGTCCCCGAGGCGGGCGCCGTCGTGGAGCGCGTGCCCCTCGTCGACACCGGCGACGCGTGGGAGCTCGACCTGCGCGCGATCGAGACCGCCTTCCGGGGCGGGGCGCGCGCGATCCTGCTGTGCAACCCGCACAACCCGACCGGCACCGTCCACTCGCGGGAGACGCTGGCCGAGCTCGCCGCCATCGCGGAACGGCATGGAGCCGTCGTGGTCAGCGATGAGATCCACGCGCCGCTCGCGCTTCCCGGGGCGACGTTCACCCCGTTCCTCGACGCCTCGCCCGCCGCTGCGCGCGTCGGATACACCCTCGCCAGCGCCAGCAAGGCGTTCAACCTCGCCGGCCTCAAGTGCGCCCTCATGGTGACCGCCGACGACGCCACGACCGCTGTCGTGCGTGGGCTGCCCGACGAGGTCGAGTGGCGCACCGGACTGTTCGGTGCGCTGGCCGCGGTCGCGGCGTTCTCACCCGAGAGCGATGCGTGGCTCGACGCGCAGCTCGCCGCGCTGGACGAGAACAGGCGGCTGCTCGCCGAGCTCCTCGCCGAGCATGTCCGCGGTGCCCGCTACCGCATCCCCGCCGCGGGCTTCCTGGCGTGGGTGGATCTGTCCGACCTCGGCTGGGGAGACAACCCCGCGGTGAAGGTGCTGCGCGACGCCAAGGTGGCGCTGCATCTCGGCCCCCTCTTCGGCTCCGAAGGGAAAGGGCACGTCCGCATCAACTTCGGGTGCTCGCCCGAGCTGTTGCGTGAGAGTCTCGCGCGCATCGGATCGCTCGTCACGTCGTGA
- a CDS encoding metal-sulfur cluster assembly factor, which produces MTATLTPEKYDEVTEALKDVMDPELGINVVDLGLIYDLAWDDENDALVIHMTLTSAGCPLTDVLEEQTAQALDDVVERFRINWVWMPPWGPERITDDGRDMMRALGFAI; this is translated from the coding sequence ATGACCGCAACCCTCACGCCTGAGAAGTACGACGAGGTCACCGAGGCTCTGAAGGACGTCATGGACCCCGAACTGGGGATCAACGTCGTCGACCTCGGCCTCATCTACGACCTCGCGTGGGACGACGAGAACGACGCGCTGGTCATCCACATGACGCTGACGTCCGCAGGATGCCCCCTCACCGATGTGCTCGAGGAGCAGACGGCGCAGGCACTCGACGACGTCGTGGAGCGGTTCCGCATCAACTGGGTGTGGATGCCGCCGTGGGGTCCGGAGCGGATCACCGACGACGGGCGCGACATGATGCGTGCGCTCGGCTTCGCCATCTGA